From the genome of candidate division KSB1 bacterium:
ATGCACCAATCCGTGCAATATTGGACGAAGGAGGGCGGACGGCAGGGTTGTCTGAAATTCGTCAGTCAGTTTCTTTAATCTGCCAAAGGGGTGAGTGCAACGTGTCGGTCTGGAAAATTCAAGATTCCCTGGAAACTTACAACATCGCGCAGTGGGGCGCGAATTTTTTTTCGGTGAACGATCTGGGCAACGTGGTGGTGCATCCCAACGGTGATGCCGGCCGCGCCATCGATCTGAAAGTGCTGGTCGATGAAATTCAACAGCGTGGCATTCAACTGCCGCTGCTGGTGCGCTTCTCCGACATTTTGCGCACGCGCGTGCGCGAACTCTGCCTGAGTTTTCAACGCGCGATCGAAGAGTACAGGTACCAGTCGGTTTACCGCGGCGTTTATCCCATCAAGGTCAATCAGCAAAAGCATGTCGTCTCCACCATCGTGGATGCCGGCCGGCCTTTTCATTACGGGCTGGAGGCCGGCTCGAAGCCCGAGCTGCTCACCACCATGGCGCTGCTCGACGATCCCGAAGCCCTGATCGTCTGCAATGGCTACAAGGACGAGGAGTTCATCGAGCTGGCCCTGCTGGCGCGCAAAGTGGGCAAGAACGTCATTCTGGTGGTGGAGAAGCTCAATGAAGTCGACCTGATCACCAGGCTGGCGGAGCGTTTGAACGTGCGGCCGGCGATGGGCGTGCGCGTGCGCCTGTCGACCAAGGGCGCGGGCCGCTGGGAGGCCTCGGGCGGCGACCGCTCGAAATTCGGGCTCGGCCCCGTGGAGATTCTGCAAACCCTCGAGAAGTTGCGCGCCCAAAACCTGCTGGACTGCATGCAGTTGCTGCACTATCACCTCGGCAGCCAGATCACCGCCATTCGCAACATCAAGGAGGCACTGCGCGAGGCCGGGCGTTATTATGTCGAGATCAAACGGCTGGGCGCCGCACTCAAGTACTTCGACGTGGGCGGCGGCCTGGCGGTGGATTATGACGGCTCGCGCACCAACTTTTCCGCCTCCGCCAATTATTCCCTGCAGGAATATGCCAATGATGTCGTTTATCAGATCATGACCACCTGCGATGAGGCGGGTGTGCCGCATCCCATCATTGTCAGCGAATCCGGGCGGGCAATCACCGCGCACCACTCGGTGCTGGTGTTCAACGTGCTCGGCGCCATCGTGTCGCAACCGGTGGAACCGCAAAAACCCGTCGAGGCGCCGCCGCTGGTGGTCGACTTGTGGGAGTCCTATCAAAGCCTCAGCCGCAAGAATTATCAGGAAGCCTATCACGACATCCAGCATGCGCGCGAGCAGATCTTGAACATGTTCAATCTCGGCTACATCAATCTGCACTGGCGCGCTTATGCCGAAGCCGTCTATCGCGCCGCCAACCACAAGATTCAGCGCCTGGCCAAGGATTGGGACTACGTTCCCGACGAACTGGAGGGGCTGGACCGCGCCCTGGCCGACATTTACTTCTGCAATTTCTCACTGTTTCAATCCCTGCCCGACGCCTGGGCCATCGATCAGGTTTTCCCCATCATGCCGATTCATCGCCTGAATGAAAACCCGACGCAATCCGCGGTGCTCGCCGACATCACCTGCGATTCCGACGGCTGCATCGACCGCTTCATCGATCTGCGCGACGTGAAGGATGTGCTGCCCCTGCACCCCCTGCGCGAGAACGAGGAGTATCTCATCGGCATCTTTCTGGTGGGCGCCTATCAGGAGATTTTGGGTGATTTGCACAATCTCTTCGGCGACAACAACGCCGTGCATGTCACCCTCGACGGCGAGGAGCATGCCTACAAAATCGAGCACGTCGAATATGGCGACACGGTTGCCGAAGTGCTGGGCTACGTCCAGCAGAAAAAGGACGACCTCGTCAACCGCTTTCGTGAAAGTGTGGAACGTGCCGTGCGCGAAGGCCGGTGCACGATTCAGGAGTCGCGTCACATTCTGGAAATGTATCGCAGCGGGTTCGAGGGCTACACGTACATGGAAGGCTGAAGCGGCGCCCGGCCGGCGGAGGACAGGCGCCGGGTTGCACGCCTGCGCTTGGTTCCCCCCACTGACCGCAATCCGGCTCAGGGGTTGCGGCGGCGGCCGGGTTTGAGCCGGCGGGCAATCTGCCCCGCCACGCGCATCACCTCTTCGACACGCAAGGCATGGCTGGCCGCGAGAAAAAGCGCGGTGAAGACCGTGCCAATGATCAAACACAGGAGCAGGCTGTCGCGCATGCCGTCGGGAGCGAGAAAACGCAGCACAACCTTCCTCAGGGCGGCACTCATCATGCCCGCCGCCGCACTGAGCAGCAGCAGCTTGCCAAAAAGCAGATAGACCAACCGGCTTCCGCGATTTCCACTCTTGCGATTCCACAACATGTAAAGCAGGCCACTCTGCAAAATGGCGGAGAGGGAAACCGCCAGCGCCAGGCCGTGAATGCCCAGTTGTGTCGTGCCGAACCAGTAAAGCGGAAGGCTGGCGAGCACGGCGAGCGTGCCCACCAGCGTGGGAAACAGGGTGTTTTGCATGGCGTAGTAGCCGCGCACCACCACGGTTTGCGCGGCAAAGGCGAAGGCCCCGATCAGGAGCAACACCAGCACCTCGGCGGTCAGCACAGTGGCCTGCTGGTCGAAGCGGCCGCGCTGAAACAACAGGCGAATGACTTCGCGGCTGAGAACCATCAGGAGCGTTGCCACCGGAATGACCAGGGCAATGTAGCGGCGCAAGGTGTCATCGAGCAGGCGATTCATCTCGGCCAGACGACCCTCCGCCATCAGGCGTGCGAGATAGGGATAGGAGGCCACGCCCGCCGCCTGGCCGAAGAAACCCACCAGAATCAGCATGACGCGCAGGCCGTAATTGAGGGAAGCAATGCTGCCCTCCGGCAAAAACGAACCGAAGAAACGGATGAAGAATTCCGTGGAAAACGTCATCGTCAATCCCACCATCAACGGCAGGGAGAGCAGCACGTAGCGCTTGACATCAGGATGGCTGAGCGTGAAGCGCCAGCGCAGGTGCATGCCCACGCGGCGCGCGCCCACATATTGCACCAGCAGATTGCCCGCCAGCGCGCCCGCCAAAACGCCCCAGGCGAATCCCGCCATTGCCAGCCAGCGATACAACAGCACGCCGCCGAGAATGATGCCGAGATTGTAGAGCAGCGGCGCCAAAGCCGGCAGGGTGAACTGCTCTTTGGCGAACTGCACCGCCATCAACAAGCCGCCGAAGAAAAAGCACAATTGCGCCGGTGTGATGATGCGCGTCATGCGAATCGCGGCGGCGCGCTGCCCGGGATCGGCCAGGCCCGGCGCAACCAGCGCCACCAGCTCGGGTGCCCACCACCACGCCGCCGCCACCAGCAGCGCCAGCAATGTGCCAAAAACCGTAAAGATGATCGAGAACACCTCCCAGCCGGCACGCTCGTCGCCGGCCGCGAGATATTTGGAAAAGATGGGAATGAACGTAATCGACAGGAAGCCGCTCGCCACCACGTGGTTGAGAATTTCGGGAATGACGAAGGCCACGTTGTAGGCATCGACCTCGCCGGCAGCACCGCCGAGATGGGCGATCACCATCTCGCGCACCAGCCCGATCACACGGCTGGCCAGCACCGAAGCCATCATGATCAGTGCCGCAAAGGTGACTTTTTGGGAAAGGGATTTTGTCATGCTGCCTGCAATCGCTGTTGTCGTCCCGGTGGCAGGAGTGCGAAGGAGGTCATGACCTCAGCCGGCAAGGCCGCCGGACAGGCCCGGCCGGCTCTTCGCGCCGGCTGCCCACTTATGCAGACAGTCCCGGTCAGGATGAAAATCATGGCGCGGTCATAGCCGCAACCCAATCTGTCATCCGTGAAAAACGGCGCGCGGCAAAGTTTCATATCAGATTCCTCTCCGCAATCGAACACCTGGCCCGCCAGTGACACAACTGTTTTTCCAGCCCCGGTCCAATCCCGCCAAAAATCACGCATGCGCTCGATCGTCATTCCCGTGGCGATTCGCCGCCATCCCTGCGACAAATGGTATTGCCGGGCAGCGCGGTTCGCCGGCTGTCTTGCGGCCCGGCCGTCAGCTTGCATTCCGGACGGTCCGCGGCGGCGAGTTCACCAGGATTGGAGAGGAAGGGGGCAGGGCCCACAGCCGGTGCGCTTTGAATCGGCCGTGACTTTTCTATTTGTTGATCTCCGGCCGTGCCATTGCAAAGACGCTGCCGATGGTCGCGTATTCTTCGCCGCCGAGACGTGTGATCGGTCGCAGCGCGGCGGCATCGACCAGGCCATTGGGTCGCAACAAAGCGGCCCGCATGTGAAAACGCACAATCCTGCCCAATACCAGCGTCGCGCTGGTGCCCGCCACCGGTACGATTTGCGTGAGACGCGCTTCCATCGCCACCGGCGCGTCCGCCACGCGCGGCGGCTTCACTTCCAGCGAGGGCGCGGCTGCCAGGTTTGCCAGCTGGAATTCATCGACGCCGGCTTCCCACTCGCCGGAGGTGAGATTCATTGCCGCGGCCAGATGCTCGTCCACGAGATTGATGACGAATTCGCCGGTTTCCTGCACATTGCGCAAGGTGTCTTTGGGCCGGCCCTGGCGCTGTCCAATGGCGATCATCACGGTCGGCGGATGGTTGGCGACCGCATTGAAAAACGAGAAAGGTGCGAGATTGCGCACGCCGGAGGCGCTGAGGGTTGACACCCAGGCAATCGGCCGCGGTGCCACGAGGCTCAAAAACAGGCGGGCGGCTTCCCGCGGCGGCATGGCATTAGTTGAGAAAGAGACAAACTCTTGCGACATGGGGGAGTCTCCCGGTTTGACGGCAAGCGCAGCCCGGTACTGAGATCGCCCGCGCTGCACGCGAAGTCAGGCTTTGTCCATCGCATTGGCGGCGCTGGCGAGTTGCGCGACCAGCCTAAACCCGATTGGCGCGCTGTGACCGTGCCTTATTTTGACAGAACCGGCCGGGGCACCGGTTCTTCGTTGAATTTCATTTCGGACAGATCACCCCGGGCCGAAAAGGTGTAGCGCAGAATGAAAGGCAGTGAACGTTCGGCAAATCCAATTGCGCGCAGGACTCCGCGGTCGATCATGAATTGCAGATCGCGAATCTCGACCACCCGGCGGCCGTCGCGCTGCTCGGAATGCACCCAGGGAAAGCGGGCGAAATGCAGATACCAGCGGCTTTCCGGAATTTGCAGGGCGCGGGCGGCGAACTCATCTTGCGCGTTCTCATAGACGGTGAGCGTGAGCGGCTCTGCCGGCCGCCGGTTGCTCATGTAGGCCTGGCGGGCACCATCTGCGGTTTGTGCCAGCCCCATCCAGCGGAAGAGGCTGAGCGGTTGTGGCAGGGCGGTGATTTTCGTCGCCTGCACGCCGGCCTGTTGCAAGGCCTTCGCCATGCGGTGTCTGGCGATTTGATGGTTGATCATTTCTGCGCCGAGATAGAACAGCACCAGCACGCTGCCCGCGAGTACGATGCGCCGCCGGTTTGCCGGCCGCAGCCTGGCGAGCAGCAACACCGCCGCCAGTAAACCGGTGAACCAGGGATCGATGATGAACATCCAGTCGAGGGCATAGCGGCTGGACGACAGCGGTGCGAGAATTTGCGTGCCGTACGCCGTGATGACATCGAAGAAGATATGCAGCAGCGTACCGAGCAGTGCCAGCAACCAGGCGGTTTGGAAGGGAGCCAGCTTTTTCCAAAAGTAGAAAAGCGCGGCCGGCGCCAGTGCAAACACCGGCGCAAACACCAGCGAATGGGTGAGGCCGCGATGGTGCTGCATCGCGAAGATTGGGTCCTGGAACGCGCCGAGCGCGACATCGAGATCCGGCAGGTTGGCCGAGACCACCAGCAGCCAAAAGGCTTTGCGTTTGAAACCGGGGTCGGCAAAAAACTCAGGCTTGGTGACTTCCATCGCCTTTGCGGCCAGCGCGCCGGTGAGACTGTGCGTGAGATTATCCATCGTTACAACCCGAATTTTGCACCCGGATTGATTCCATCAGCGGGTAACGCTGATGGGATCGCGACGCCCAACCACCCACGGGGTGGGGCATAAAAAATTT
Proteins encoded in this window:
- the speA gene encoding biosynthetic arginine decarboxylase, producing MSVWKIQDSLETYNIAQWGANFFSVNDLGNVVVHPNGDAGRAIDLKVLVDEIQQRGIQLPLLVRFSDILRTRVRELCLSFQRAIEEYRYQSVYRGVYPIKVNQQKHVVSTIVDAGRPFHYGLEAGSKPELLTTMALLDDPEALIVCNGYKDEEFIELALLARKVGKNVILVVEKLNEVDLITRLAERLNVRPAMGVRVRLSTKGAGRWEASGGDRSKFGLGPVEILQTLEKLRAQNLLDCMQLLHYHLGSQITAIRNIKEALREAGRYYVEIKRLGAALKYFDVGGGLAVDYDGSRTNFSASANYSLQEYANDVVYQIMTTCDEAGVPHPIIVSESGRAITAHHSVLVFNVLGAIVSQPVEPQKPVEAPPLVVDLWESYQSLSRKNYQEAYHDIQHAREQILNMFNLGYINLHWRAYAEAVYRAANHKIQRLAKDWDYVPDELEGLDRALADIYFCNFSLFQSLPDAWAIDQVFPIMPIHRLNENPTQSAVLADITCDSDGCIDRFIDLRDVKDVLPLHPLRENEEYLIGIFLVGAYQEILGDLHNLFGDNNAVHVTLDGEEHAYKIEHVEYGDTVAEVLGYVQQKKDDLVNRFRESVERAVREGRCTIQESRHILEMYRSGFEGYTYMEG
- the murJ gene encoding murein biosynthesis integral membrane protein MurJ, translated to MTKSLSQKVTFAALIMMASVLASRVIGLVREMVIAHLGGAAGEVDAYNVAFVIPEILNHVVASGFLSITFIPIFSKYLAAGDERAGWEVFSIIFTVFGTLLALLVAAAWWWAPELVALVAPGLADPGQRAAAIRMTRIITPAQLCFFFGGLLMAVQFAKEQFTLPALAPLLYNLGIILGGVLLYRWLAMAGFAWGVLAGALAGNLLVQYVGARRVGMHLRWRFTLSHPDVKRYVLLSLPLMVGLTMTFSTEFFIRFFGSFLPEGSIASLNYGLRVMLILVGFFGQAAGVASYPYLARLMAEGRLAEMNRLLDDTLRRYIALVIPVATLLMVLSREVIRLLFQRGRFDQQATVLTAEVLVLLLIGAFAFAAQTVVVRGYYAMQNTLFPTLVGTLAVLASLPLYWFGTTQLGIHGLALAVSLSAILQSGLLYMLWNRKSGNRGSRLVYLLFGKLLLLSAAAGMMSAALRKVVLRFLAPDGMRDSLLLCLIIGTVFTALFLAASHALRVEEVMRVAGQIARRLKPGRRRNP
- a CDS encoding metal-dependent hydrolase; its protein translation is MDNLTHSLTGALAAKAMEVTKPEFFADPGFKRKAFWLLVVSANLPDLDVALGAFQDPIFAMQHHRGLTHSLVFAPVFALAPAALFYFWKKLAPFQTAWLLALLGTLLHIFFDVITAYGTQILAPLSSSRYALDWMFIIDPWFTGLLAAVLLLARLRPANRRRIVLAGSVLVLFYLGAEMINHQIARHRMAKALQQAGVQATKITALPQPLSLFRWMGLAQTADGARQAYMSNRRPAEPLTLTVYENAQDEFAARALQIPESRWYLHFARFPWVHSEQRDGRRVVEIRDLQFMIDRGVLRAIGFAERSLPFILRYTFSARGDLSEMKFNEEPVPRPVLSK
- a CDS encoding flavin reductase family protein, which codes for MSQEFVSFSTNAMPPREAARLFLSLVAPRPIAWVSTLSASGVRNLAPFSFFNAVANHPPTVMIAIGQRQGRPKDTLRNVQETGEFVINLVDEHLAAAMNLTSGEWEAGVDEFQLANLAAAPSLEVKPPRVADAPVAMEARLTQIVPVAGTSATLVLGRIVRFHMRAALLRPNGLVDAAALRPITRLGGEEYATIGSVFAMARPEINK